A single window of Jaculus jaculus isolate mJacJac1 chromosome 14, mJacJac1.mat.Y.cur, whole genome shotgun sequence DNA harbors:
- the LOC105944873 gene encoding mpv17-like protein, giving the protein MSIPQERDDIFLDLKQKFWNTYKSGLMCWPFVQMTNLSLASVHWRTAYTGLCVFLWATILCYYSSGDLTLKSVFIFLPRKEAKVVESGKSRTAP; this is encoded by the exons ATGAGCATTCCCCAGGAAAGGGATGACATATTTTTGGATTTGAAACAGAAATTCTGGAATACATATAAAAGTGGTCTGATGTGTTGGCCTTTTGTACAGATGACCAACCTCAGCCTTGC CTCTGTTCACTGGAGGACAGCCTATACTGGACTCTGTGTCTTCCTCTGGGCCACCATCCTGTGCTATTACAGCAGTGGTGACCTCACACTGAAGTCAGTATTCATCTTCCTTCCCAGAAAGGAGGCCAAGGTGGTGGAAAGTGGGAAGTCCAGGACTGCACCCTAA